In Alphaproteobacteria bacterium, the genomic window TCGCACCTACGATCAGAAGCACCATGCCTCTGATCGTATTCATTTACTGGCCTTTGCCTTTTGCTTCGGGCTTGCCAGTTTTTTCTTTGTCATGATCGTGACCATCGCCTTCCTTGTGGTCGTGATGATCGCCATCTTTGTGGCCTTCATGCTTACCGTGATCTTTATGCTCACCGTCCTTGTGTTCGTGCTTTTCCATCTTCTTGCCATCTTCGGCTTTATGTTCGCCAGCAATGGCAGGTGCGGCAGTACCAATCACCAGCGCGAGGGCAGATGCGGTAAGCATGGATTTCAGGTTAGTCATAGATTCTCCTTTAGAGTTGGTTGAAAAAATCACAGCTCTTCCTTCGCCAGCAGGTCACGAGCGAGGTTGAACCGTTTGTAAATGGCGGGTAGCACCAGCAATGTAAGGATAGTTGCGGTAATCAATCCGCCGATTACCACTGTCGCCAGTGGTTTTTGCACTTCTGCGCCTGCACCCGTGGCAATCGCCATCGGCACAAAGCCCAAGGAAGCAACAAGCGCGGTCATCAGCACGGGGCGGAAGCGGGAAAGCGCACCTTCGATGACGGCTTTGTTCGCCTCTATGCCTTCACGCACCAGCTGGTTGATGCGGGTAATCATCACGAGGCCGTTCAGCACCGCCACGCCTGAGAGCGCAATCAAGCCCACCGCCGCCGAAATGGAGAACGGCATACCGCGCAGCCAGAGGGTAATAATACCGCCCGTGAGTGCCAGCGGCACGCCAGAGAACACCAGCAAGGCTTGCTTCACCGAGCCGAGCGCAGTGAACAGCAGCAGAAAAATCATGAAGAAACAGGCAGGCACAACCACGCCGAGTCGCGCCTTGGCTTCTTCAAGGTTCTTGAATTGCCCACCCCATTCCAGCCAGTAGCCAGCTGGGATTTGCACCTTGCTGCCGATAGCGGCCTGTGCGTCTTTCACAAATGAGCCGATGTCACGTCCGCGCACGTTGGCTTGCACCACCACGCGGCGTTTACCATTCTCACGGCTGATCTGGTTGGGACCATCTGTGACTTCCAGCTTCGCCACCTGCTTGAGAGGGATATAGGCTGGGCGGGTGTGCGGCTGGCCACCGATGCGATCTGACATATTATCATCATCGACGGGCAGCAATACGGGCAGGTTTTCCAGCACGGTTAAATCCTGACGCATGGAATCGGGCAAGCGCACCAGAATATCGAAGCGGCGATCTCCTTGGAATACTAAGCCAGCTTCACGGCCACCTACGGCAATCGCCAGAACGTCCAGCACATCGCTGACGTTCAGGCCATAACGGGCGATGGCGTTTTTATCCAGCTTCACTTCCAGCATGGGAAGGCCGCTTGTTTGCTCCATCTTCACATCCGCACTGCCCTCAACGGATTTTAGCGTTTGCACCAGCTGGGCTGCGGTTTTCTCCATCACGGCGAAATCATCGCCATAAATCTTCACCGCTACGTCCGAACGCACGCCCGAAATCAACTCGTTAAAGCGCATCTGAATCGGCTGAGTGAACTCGTAGTTATTCCCTGGAACGTCAGACACGGCTTTGTTGATTTTACTCAACACTTCTTCCTTGGTTGTGCTGGAATCTGGCCACTGTTCTTTATCTTTCAGGATAATGAACGTGTCGGATACGTTGGGTGGCATCGGGTCAGAGGCCATTTCCGCCGTACCCGTTTTAGAGAACACAAACTCCACCTCTGGCACACTGCTCACGGCGCGTTCCACGGCGAATTGCAGTTCCTGTGATTGTGTGAGCGAGGTGGAAGGAATCCGCATCGCGTGCATGGCGATGTCTTTTTCATCAAGCGTTGGGATGAATTCCTGCCCCATCGTGGAAAACAGCACGAGTGAGAACACGAAGCCAGCCGCTGCTGCGCTGATAACTTTCATCGGCGCACGCAATGCCCAATGCAAAGCAGGTTCGTACCAGCCTTTGGTTTTTTGGATGATGCGGCTTTCTTTTTCCTCCACATTGCCTTTCACAAAAATGGCAATCATGGCAGGGACAAAAGTGAGCGACAGCACGAAGGCGGCAATCAGCGCAAAAATCACTGTCATCGCCATCGGCTCGAACATCTTGCCTTCTACACCGCTAAACGTCAGCAGTGGGATATACACCATGATGATAATCGCCTGACCGAACACGGAGGGTTGAATCATCTCTCGGCTGGCCACCATCACTTCATGCAAGCGTTCTTGCAGGGTAAGTATTCTGCCTTCATGGTGCTGGCGGTGCGCCAAGCGGCTCAGGCAGTTTTCAGTGATAATCACTGCGCCATCTACAATCAGCCCGAAATCAAGCGCACCAAGGCTCATCAGATTGCCGCTGATGCCAGCGCGTATCATGCCCACGCTGGTCATCAGCATGGAAAGCGGAATGACCAGCGCGGTAATCAGCGCGGCGCGGAAGTTGCCCAGCAGCAGGAACAGAATCACGATTACGAGCAACGCGCCTTCGATGAGGTTTGTCTGCACTGTGCCGATAGTGCGATCCACCAACTTGGTGCGGTTCAGTACCGTTTTGGCGTGGATACCTTCGGGCAATGATTTATTAATTTCAGTGATCTTTCCGTCCACCGCTTGCGATACGGTGCGGCTATTCTCGCCAATCAACATCAGTGCCGTGCCAACCACCACCTCATAGCCGTTTTCAGAAGCCGAACCCGTGCGGAGTTCCTTGCCGATGCCCACAGTGGCGATGTCTTTCAGGTAAATAGTAACACCGCCACGGTTGGCCACCACGATATTGCCAATCTGCTCGGCATTCTCGATGCGGCCATCTGCACGCACCACATAGGCTTCACCGCTACGCTCGATATAGCCAGCACCAATGCTGGTATTGTTGCGTTCGAGCACATTTACTACATCCGAGAAACTAAGGCCAAGTGCCACCAGCTTTTCAGGGTTGGGCTGCACATGGTATTGCTTCACATAGCCGCCGATAGCATCGACACCCGCCACGCCCTTCACGCCTTTCAGCTGAGGGCGGATAATCCAGTCCTGCACGGTGCGTAGGTACGAAGCCAGCTCCACGTCCGACTGCATACGCTGGCCTTCGGGCGTGAGGTAGCTGCCATCGGATTGCCAGCCAGCCTTGCCATCTTTTATGTCTGCGCCTTTGCCGCGTGGGTGTTCATATTCCACCGTCCACATATAAATCTCGCCAAGGCCAGTTGAGATTGCGCCCATCTTCGGGTCAACGCCTTCGGGGAGGCTTTCTTTTGCTTCCGCGATGCGTTCATTCACCTGAGCGCGTGCGAAGTAAATATCCACGTCATCGCGGAATACAGCTGTTACCTGAGAGAATCCGTTGCGCGAAATCGAGCGGGTGTATTCAAGACCAGGAATCCCCGCCAGTGCTGTTTCCACTGGGAATGTCACCTGCTTTTCTACTTCCATCGGTGAAAATGCCGATGCAGCGGTGTTGATCTGCACCTGATTATTGGTGATGTCAGGCACGGCATCAATCGGCAGGTTCTTAAGTGAGTACATGCCAAACACCGCGACTGCCAATGTGAGCAGCGCAATCAAATAGCGGTGATGCAGTGAAAATCCTAAAATACGTTCGATCATGATATTCCCCTGCGATTAATGTGCGTGTTCCGCACCGGCTTTGCCGATGTCGGCTTTCACCACGAAACTGTTTTTGGCGACGTAATGCTGGCCAGCCGTGAGGCCGCTTCTGATTTCCGTCCAAGTCGCATCGCTCATGCCTGTTTCCACGGGCTGCGCTTTGTACTCACCACCTTCTTCGCGCACAAACACCACGGTGTTACCTTCCATGCGCTGGATAGCTTCGGTTTTCACGGCAAGCGGGGCTTCTTTTTCCGACAGCACCACATCGGCGCGGATATTCATGCCCGAACGCCAGTGGTTATCGGCATTCTCAATCACCGCACGCGCCACCACCGTCTGGCTGGAGGCTTCAGCGGTGGGCAGCACCAGCGCAATCGTGGTGTCAGTATTAATAGGGTCATCAAGGCATTGGATGCGGACTTTCTGACCAGCTTTCAGCTTCTCACCATCTTTTGAGAAAATGAATAATTCCGCCCATAGCTTGCTCAAATCGGCTACCACGAATAGCGGCATATCCGCCGCCAGTTCACCCACATTAGCATTGCGAGTAATGATGGTGCCAGAAACAGGTGACTTTACCGCATAGACTTGCAAGCTATCGTTGCTCTCCACCGTTGCCAGCGTGTCGCCAGCCTTCACCACTTCGCCAGGCTCTTTTACTACGCTGCGAATCACACCGGGGAAGCGTGCCTTCACCTGTGCAGTAGTGTTTTGGTTCAGGGTCACGCGACCGCTGACGCCCACGGTCTCCTGCACCATCGCGCTGCCAGCTTGCAGAATCTCGATATTCAGATTCTTCACCGCATTGTCGCTAATTTTGCTTCCCTCATCATGGCCACCTTCTTCGCCGCCATGCCCATGCTCATCGGCTTCACCATGTTCCTCAGCATCAGCGGGTTTGGCCTCCGCATGATCGTGACCATGTTCATCGCCATGCGCGTGTTCATCCTTATCACCATGCCCGTGATCGCCACCTTCGGCATGGTCGTCCTTATGCTCATCGCCGTGGCCATGCTCGTCTTTATCTGCATGGGCGTGATTCTCTGTTGCGGTTTCTTTCGCATCCCCACCAAGCACGAGATATGCACCGCCAGCAATGGCCAGCAGCAGCGTTAATAAAATGAGGTTGCGCTTATTCATGGTTCTCTCCTGATTTTTGTAGTGTGCTAAGGCGTGTGGCGGTCAACCGTTCCACTTGTGCCTTGGCAGTATGAAATTCGCGTATCGCTTCAATTTGTTGCTGCTTCACCCCGAACAGACTGCGCTGCGCGTCCAGCACTTCGAGGTAGGGGAAACGTCCTAAACCATAACCTTCACGCGCCAGCCTGAAGGCTTTATCGGCGGAAGGCAGAATTTCGGTTTTGAGTGTTTCTGCCTGCACATAGGCGTTTTCCATGCGCTCGTGCGCCTGTGTCAGTTCCGCGCTGGTGTTGAGTGCCAGTTGACGATTATCCATTTCCGTGCGGCTAACTTCGTGCCGCGCTTTCTCGATATTGCCACGGTTGGCATTGAACACGGGTATGGGCAGCGACACACCGACGATAAACGCCTGATCGCCGCTATCACGAAAATCGCGCACGCCTACACTTAGGCGCGGGTCAGGAATAGCGTTCGCCTGTTCTAAATCCAGCCGCGCTTTAGATTGCTCCAAACGGCTATTCAGCTTCACCAGATCGGGGTTGGCTTTCAGCTTTTCTTCCAGCGATGCAGCCTCTGGCTTTGCAATGGCATAAAACGCTGCGCTATCGAGCGGCAGGGTAAGGCGTTCTTCGCCCATCAGCGCAGCCAGTTTCTTGCGGGAAATATCACGTTCACGGTTCGCTTTATCGAGCGCGATAGTGGCGGTGGAGCGTTCCACTTCGGCGCGGCTTTTCTGAATCAGCGGCGCGGCAGCTGCACCCACGCGCACGCTGACCGATTTCAGTACATCCACAGCCAGTTCTTTTTGCTCAAGGGCAAGGCGCACATTTTCTTCCGCCGCCACCACATCCGCATAAGCAGTGGTAACATCGCGGATCACATCAAGTGTTGCGGCCTGTTCATCGAGCGAGGCGATTTCCAACCCTTTACCCGCAATGCTTTCCCGTGCCGAAATCTTCCCGCCGATAGTAATTTCCTGCGTGACCCCAACCGTCACTTCCGCCGAATCAAACCCTTTATAGGCTCCTTGACCCGCGACATTCTCCGCTTCCAAGCCCACTTCGGGGTTTACCCATGCCCCAGCCTGCCGCTGTTCACCTTTTGCAGCCGCAACGCCACTACCAAAGGCTTTCAAGCGGGGTGACTGTGCGAGTGCCTTGGCAATCGCATCATCCAGCGTAAAGCCAGTGGTTTTCACTGGTGCGGCCACAGCAGCAGGTGGCGGTGCATCAGGTTGCTTTTCTGGTTCAGCGTAAGCAGGCACACTGGTTAGCATGGTGGCGCAGAGCAGCCACACGGGGAGCTTATATGGGTTTGGCATTGGGAGTTCTCACACTTAATTCCTTGGATAAACACAAAAAGACATGCGACATTAGAGCACCTGAATAGGCACTCTTTCAGGCGCAAGCCTGCTTTATGGAATTAAGCGTGTGAGGGTGGTTTGAGTGGTGGCCCGACCACTACGGATGTCGTGGCATTCTGCTCAAGAACGAAAACCGTGCGGCTGGAAACCGTCATCGGCGCAGCTACGGTCAGGTTAGGCATGGCCGATACATGAGGACAGCAGCAATGGTGTCCAGCGTTAGCCATCTTTCCATCATCCTGCTTTTCGCTCTTGGATTGCTTCTCAGATTTTTCAGTCATCTGGCAATTATCGCCTTCACAATTCATATCGTATGCGTGTGCGATAGGCGCAACAAGCATAGAAAAGGCGATAAAGAGTGAAAGGATGACTTTTTTCATGGAAAGTATCATAACTGAATATGGTTAAGTTTCAACTAAGATATTTGATCATCTAATGTTTTCTGATGGAATTTTTCGGTAGATGTAGTAAAAAAGCTATGGTCTGTTCTGGCTGCTTCTGGCTTCTGCGAGAGAAACTTCAAGAGGCTGGCATACAGCACACCGCCATTTTCTTGTCTGAGACAGTCCCAAATCATCCGAAAATCCTATACAAATCAAGACTTCCAGGTTATAGTTGGTCTTATAACGTCCATCCGTATTTAGCAAAATCCGGGGGCATATAGGGGCACTTCTGGGGGCATCTATATGCCCCCAACTGGAGATGCCCCCACATGCCACTGACTGATATACTCTGTAAGACCTCAAAACCAGAACCTAAAGCTAAGAAATTATCTGATGATAAAGGCCTCTATCTGGAAATCACCCCAAGTGGGGGCAAGTACTGGAGAATGAAATATCGTTTTGGTGGGAAAGAGAAGCGATTAGCGTTTGGAGTGTATCCAGAAGTTTCATTAAAAGAGGCACGGGATAAACGAGATGAAGCCCGTAAGAAACTAAGAGATGGTATCGATCCATCAGAAGCAAAAAAAGAGGCTAAGCGTCAGGTTCTTCTCAAAACAGAAAATAGTTTTGAAACGGTTGCCAGAGAATGGCACGAAAATCAAATTCCCAGTTGGACTCCACGACATGCTAATTATGTGATCCGCCGTTTAGAATTAGACATCTTCCCTCACCTGGGCCACAGACCCATAGAAGAAATCACCGCACCAGAACTATTAGCCGTACTCCGCAAAGTAGAAGCAAGAGAAGCCATTGACCTAGCTAAACGCCTGTTACAGTCATGTGGACAAATTTTCAGATACGCCACTCTCACAAGAGACCTTCAATACGATATATCCGCGGCATTAAAAGGCGCACTCAAAACTCGTAAACGAGAAAACTTCGCACATCTCAAAGAAGATGAACTACCTGGATTCCTAGCCACATTAGAAAACTATGACGGAGACCTGCAAACCAAACTTGCTCTCAAGCTATTACTCAACACCTTCGTCCGCACGACTGAATTACGCGGTGCAAAATGGGAAGAGATCAATTGGGAAAAAGAAGAGTGGCGTATTCCTGGTGAGAGAATGAAAATGGGTATGCAGCATATCGTGCCGCTAACCAAACAATCAATCGATATCCTAAAACAATTAGAGAAAATCAGCGGCCACCGTGAATTGATTTTCCCTAACCGCATTAAGCCAACACATTTCATTAGTGAAAATACGATGCTGTTTGCGATCTACCGCATGGGATACAGATCAAAAACAACAGCTCATGGATTCCGCGCCACCGCTTCAACCATTCTCAATGAGCATGGATTTCCCGCCGATGTGATTGAACGACAACTCGCACATGCCGAACGAAACAAAGTAAGAGCGAGCTATAACCACGCGCAATATCTTCAGGAACGTAGAAAGATGATGCAGTGGTGGGGGGATTATTTGGAAAATGCGGTTGGAAAACAAAACAAGAGGGGTTTATGACAACTAATTTAATGGAAATAACGAAGGTTGATAACATTCGAGGAATTATCGAACTTGAATATCCGGGTTATACAGTGAATAAAGATATGGAACCTGTATCTATTGATGATAGCTCTCCTCTCACTCCAGAAATAAATGCCCTCATTAAAGCCCATATAAACTATCTCAAACTTAAAACTCCTAAAGAAAGGCAATATGAACTCGATGAATTGAGAATAAAAGTAGCGCTTCAAATACCTCTTAGAATGAAAGATGACGATAAAGAGGATAAAACGGCTTTTTATAATCAACCGTATGCAATGGCTAATTTTGAAGAATGGAGCAAAATGTTTTCCTGGCAACTTGGCGAAGCTGTAGCTCTGATTTTAGGCAGGAATCCAGAAGTAGTAACTGAAGGTAGATTAGTTGGCCTTAAACATACATCCTCTTTTGCTAAAAGATTCTGTGTTCTTCACAAATTGATGAAGAATCACATTGATGCTGGTTTATTAAAAAGCCCATTAAAACCGATTGATATTATTCAATGGGCAAAAGAGCATAATTATCAACTGCCGAAAGAGCTTGAGAAACTGGTTGTTGAAGTTAGTAAGAGTCAGAAGAATTGGAAGTTAGAATATGAAGATTCTAACTTATCGAAAGATGAAGTTAGAAAACTAAGAGAGGAAAATGCAGAGTTAAAAAAGATGATCGGAAAGGAGACAAGCCAAGCGGCACGAAAGAGAAATAATTCTGATAAAATGTTCTTTTCCATGGCTAAACAAAGATATGGATATACCCCAGGCAAAGAACGCGGCGTTGCATCAAAGATACTATCCGATGTTCAACTTACAGGATATGAACTAAAGTCAGTAGATCCCATTATTGACCGGCTTAAAGAGGCTTATAAAAATATACATAGGGACGATATTGTCTAATTAGAAAATTGTTTTTCTAATTTAAGCCCAGACCATTTGAGATTTCTTAGAATTGCCTCGTATCTCAACGAACAAAGGCAATTTTATGAAACAATATTCTGAACTACCCGAGACCGGATTCATCCGTCTTCGAGAACTTTTAAAATACATTCCTGTTGGTAAATCAACTTGGTGGGAGGGAGTGAGAACCGGGCGCTTTCCTAAACCTGTAAAACTTGGACCGCGCACTACTGCATGGCGGGTAGAAGATATCAAAGAGTTTATTGATAAACAAAGCCATATCCAGACTAAAAACCCCATAAACAAGTAGTGTAAAGGGGTAATCGTATGAGACGTGTTTATCCCATTAAAGGGATTAAGCCGTGTTACAGTTATGACTTGCAGGATATATGCAAACTGTATTCTAAGCATCAACTACACCCGCAAACGATTCGTGGTTGGATAAAAGATGGTCTTCCAACTGTCGATGATCAAATACCAACTCTCATTTATGGTTATAACTTAAAGACACGCTTATTAGCACATAATTGTGCCAATAAGCGGGCAACTTCTTTTGAAAAAATATTCTGCTTGGCATGCAAGCAAGAAAGTTTTCCGTATAAGAAGCAGATAAAAATAGCGCACCAAAATAATTGTCTACAGGTTAGTGGAAGATGTGGGGAGTGCAAAACACTCATGCATAAAGGATACAAGCTTGAAGACCTTCCAAAACTAAGATCGACCTTTAATATGGTTGAT contains:
- a CDS encoding CusA/CzcA family heavy metal efflux RND transporter, encoding MIERILGFSLHHRYLIALLTLAVAVFGMYSLKNLPIDAVPDITNNQVQINTAASAFSPMEVEKQVTFPVETALAGIPGLEYTRSISRNGFSQVTAVFRDDVDIYFARAQVNERIAEAKESLPEGVDPKMGAISTGLGEIYMWTVEYEHPRGKGADIKDGKAGWQSDGSYLTPEGQRMQSDVELASYLRTVQDWIIRPQLKGVKGVAGVDAIGGYVKQYHVQPNPEKLVALGLSFSDVVNVLERNNTSIGAGYIERSGEAYVVRADGRIENAEQIGNIVVANRGGVTIYLKDIATVGIGKELRTGSASENGYEVVVGTALMLIGENSRTVSQAVDGKITEINKSLPEGIHAKTVLNRTKLVDRTIGTVQTNLIEGALLVIVILFLLLGNFRAALITALVIPLSMLMTSVGMIRAGISGNLMSLGALDFGLIVDGAVIITENCLSRLAHRQHHEGRILTLQERLHEVMVASREMIQPSVFGQAIIIMVYIPLLTFSGVEGKMFEPMAMTVIFALIAAFVLSLTFVPAMIAIFVKGNVEEKESRIIQKTKGWYEPALHWALRAPMKVISAAAAGFVFSLVLFSTMGQEFIPTLDEKDIAMHAMRIPSTSLTQSQELQFAVERAVSSVPEVEFVFSKTGTAEMASDPMPPNVSDTFIILKDKEQWPDSSTTKEEVLSKINKAVSDVPGNNYEFTQPIQMRFNELISGVRSDVAVKIYGDDFAVMEKTAAQLVQTLKSVEGSADVKMEQTSGLPMLEVKLDKNAIARYGLNVSDVLDVLAIAVGGREAGLVFQGDRRFDILVRLPDSMRQDLTVLENLPVLLPVDDDNMSDRIGGQPHTRPAYIPLKQVAKLEVTDGPNQISRENGKRRVVVQANVRGRDIGSFVKDAQAAIGSKVQIPAGYWLEWGGQFKNLEEAKARLGVVVPACFFMIFLLLFTALGSVKQALLVFSGVPLALTGGIITLWLRGMPFSISAAVGLIALSGVAVLNGLVMITRINQLVREGIEANKAVIEGALSRFRPVLMTALVASLGFVPMAIATGAGAEVQKPLATVVIGGLITATILTLLVLPAIYKRFNLARDLLAKEEL
- a CDS encoding efflux RND transporter periplasmic adaptor subunit; protein product: MNKRNLILLTLLLAIAGGAYLVLGGDAKETATENHAHADKDEHGHGDEHKDDHAEGGDHGHGDKDEHAHGDEHGHDHAEAKPADAEEHGEADEHGHGGEEGGHDEGSKISDNAVKNLNIEILQAGSAMVQETVGVSGRVTLNQNTTAQVKARFPGVIRSVVKEPGEVVKAGDTLATVESNDSLQVYAVKSPVSGTIITRNANVGELAADMPLFVVADLSKLWAELFIFSKDGEKLKAGQKVRIQCLDDPINTDTTIALVLPTAEASSQTVVARAVIENADNHWRSGMNIRADVVLSEKEAPLAVKTEAIQRMEGNTVVFVREEGGEYKAQPVETGMSDATWTEIRSGLTAGQHYVAKNSFVVKADIGKAGAEHAH
- a CDS encoding TolC family protein, producing the protein MPNPYKLPVWLLCATMLTSVPAYAEPEKQPDAPPPAAVAAPVKTTGFTLDDAIAKALAQSPRLKAFGSGVAAAKGEQRQAGAWVNPEVGLEAENVAGQGAYKGFDSAEVTVGVTQEITIGGKISARESIAGKGLEIASLDEQAATLDVIRDVTTAYADVVAAEENVRLALEQKELAVDVLKSVSVRVGAAAAPLIQKSRAEVERSTATIALDKANRERDISRKKLAALMGEERLTLPLDSAAFYAIAKPEAASLEEKLKANPDLVKLNSRLEQSKARLDLEQANAIPDPRLSVGVRDFRDSGDQAFIVGVSLPIPVFNANRGNIEKARHEVSRTEMDNRQLALNTSAELTQAHERMENAYVQAETLKTEILPSADKAFRLAREGYGLGRFPYLEVLDAQRSLFGVKQQQIEAIREFHTAKAQVERLTATRLSTLQKSGENHE
- a CDS encoding tyrosine-type recombinase/integrase, with the protein product MPLTDILCKTSKPEPKAKKLSDDKGLYLEITPSGGKYWRMKYRFGGKEKRLAFGVYPEVSLKEARDKRDEARKKLRDGIDPSEAKKEAKRQVLLKTENSFETVAREWHENQIPSWTPRHANYVIRRLELDIFPHLGHRPIEEITAPELLAVLRKVEAREAIDLAKRLLQSCGQIFRYATLTRDLQYDISAALKGALKTRKRENFAHLKEDELPGFLATLENYDGDLQTKLALKLLLNTFVRTTELRGAKWEEINWEKEEWRIPGERMKMGMQHIVPLTKQSIDILKQLEKISGHRELIFPNRIKPTHFISENTMLFAIYRMGYRSKTTAHGFRATASTILNEHGFPADVIERQLAHAERNKVRASYNHAQYLQERRKMMQWWGDYLENAVGKQNKRGL
- a CDS encoding AlpA family phage regulatory protein produces the protein MKQYSELPETGFIRLRELLKYIPVGKSTWWEGVRTGRFPKPVKLGPRTTAWRVEDIKEFIDKQSHIQTKNPINK